The following proteins are encoded in a genomic region of Hymenobacter siberiensis:
- a CDS encoding NCS1 family nucleobase:cation symporter-1, whose product MSPSLETASPPAPGLTSLDLAPVPFAERTWGTGHYAALWISMSLCIPTYMLASSLIEGGMNWWQALLTIFLGNTIVLAPMLLNGRAGTRYGIPFPVLARASFGVRGANVPALLRAIIACGWFGIQTWIGGYALYQMAVLWVPALGTLPAIFPASWGLATGPALVFFLFWLLNMYVVYLGVESIRKLLVFKAFFLPLAALALLWWAISAGHGLGPILAQPSKFTTSAQFWAFFFPSLTGMVGFWATLSLNIPDFTRYAVSQRAQQLGQALALPASMTLFSFVGVVVTSATFIIYGKTIWDPVVLAGRFDSKLLVSFAMIAVALSTLATNIAANIVSPANDFANFSPERISFKTGGYLTGVLGVLIFPWKLITDPSGYIFTWLVGYSGLLGPIGGIMIVDYYLIRRQQLNVPDLYQYHGRYAYRGGFNPAAIIALVIGVLPNVPGFLTAIGVLEKGAVWPTLVAVYNYAWFVGFGVSGAVYMLLMRGQPTETAAPAGVLAEAFSSIPR is encoded by the coding sequence ATGAGCCCTTCACTGGAAACCGCCTCCCCGCCCGCCCCCGGTCTCACCAGCCTCGACCTGGCCCCGGTGCCTTTTGCCGAGCGCACCTGGGGCACGGGCCACTACGCCGCGCTCTGGATTAGCATGAGCCTGTGCATCCCGACCTACATGCTGGCCAGCTCGCTCATCGAGGGCGGCATGAACTGGTGGCAGGCGCTGCTCACCATCTTCCTCGGCAACACCATTGTGCTGGCCCCCATGCTGCTCAATGGCCGGGCCGGGACGCGCTACGGCATCCCATTTCCGGTGCTGGCCCGCGCCAGCTTCGGGGTGCGTGGAGCCAACGTGCCGGCCCTGCTCCGAGCCATCATCGCCTGTGGCTGGTTCGGTATTCAGACCTGGATTGGGGGCTACGCGCTGTATCAGATGGCCGTGCTGTGGGTGCCCGCGCTGGGCACGCTGCCGGCCATTTTCCCGGCCAGCTGGGGCCTGGCCACGGGGCCGGCGCTGGTGTTTTTTCTCTTCTGGCTGCTGAACATGTATGTGGTGTACCTCGGGGTCGAGAGCATTCGCAAACTACTGGTGTTCAAGGCATTTTTCCTGCCGCTGGCAGCGCTGGCGCTGCTGTGGTGGGCTATTTCGGCCGGGCACGGGCTGGGGCCGATATTGGCGCAGCCGAGCAAATTCACGACCAGCGCGCAGTTCTGGGCCTTCTTTTTTCCCTCGCTCACGGGCATGGTGGGGTTCTGGGCCACGCTCTCGCTCAATATCCCGGATTTCACGCGCTACGCCGTCAGCCAGCGGGCGCAGCAGCTGGGGCAGGCGCTGGCCCTGCCCGCGTCCATGACGTTATTCTCGTTTGTGGGCGTGGTCGTGACATCGGCCACCTTCATCATCTACGGCAAAACCATCTGGGACCCGGTGGTGCTGGCCGGCCGCTTCGACAGCAAGCTGCTGGTGAGCTTCGCCATGATTGCCGTGGCCCTGAGCACGCTGGCCACCAACATCGCGGCCAACATCGTGAGCCCCGCCAACGACTTCGCCAACTTCTCACCCGAGCGCATCAGCTTCAAAACCGGCGGCTACCTCACCGGCGTGCTGGGCGTGCTGATATTTCCCTGGAAGCTCATTACCGACCCTTCGGGCTACATTTTCACCTGGCTGGTGGGCTATTCGGGGCTGCTCGGGCCCATTGGCGGCATCATGATTGTCGATTATTACCTCATCCGCCGCCAACAGCTTAACGTGCCCGATTTGTACCAGTACCACGGCCGCTACGCCTACCGGGGCGGCTTCAATCCGGCCGCCATCATCGCCCTCGTCATCGGGGTGCTGCCCAACGTGCCGGGCTTCCTCACGGCCATTGGCGTGCTGGAAAAAGGCGCGGTGTGGCCGACGCTGGTAGCCGTGTACAACTACGCCTGGTTTGTGGGTTTTGGGGTATCGGGGGCAGTTTATATGCTGTTGATGCGTGGGCAGCCCACCGAAACCGCAGCGCCGGCCGGCGTACTGGCCGAGGCATTTTCTTCAATCCCCCGATAA
- a CDS encoding glycerol-3-phosphate dehydrogenase/oxidase, translating into MMLPPYRRETLIQQLTDTPAWDLIVIGGGATGLGVALDGLSRGYKTLLLEQADFAKGTSSRSTKLVHGGVRYLAQGDIGLVREALHERGLLLQNAPHLCHNQAFIIPNYTWWGGPFYTIGLKLYDLLAGRLSLGTSTHLSRAETLRQLPTLRPAGLRGGVLYHDGQFDDARLAINLAQTCLDHGGTALNYCAVHGLLKDAHGRVAGVRATDLETGREYELRAKTVVNATGIFVDEIRQLDELKARPLVQPSQGVHLVLDQAFLPGTAALMIPHTDDGRVLFAVPWQGRIVLGTTDTPVPTATLEPRAQEAEIDFLLRTAAQYLTRAPTRADVRSIFVGLRPLAASAAGSTKTKEVSRRHKIVASASGLITITGGKWTTYRRMGQDTIDQAIKLHQLPAAASHTAHLAIHGAASSTENSGGPAHLAAYGSDQPALSKLIADNPALGAKLDSAFEFLLAEVVWAARHELARTVEDVLARRVRLLFLDAAAAIRAAPTVAALLVQELGHDAAWQAGQVAAFAELARGYQLAS; encoded by the coding sequence ATGATGCTCCCCCCCTACCGCCGCGAAACGCTAATCCAACAGCTGACCGATACCCCCGCCTGGGACCTCATCGTCATCGGCGGGGGGGCCACGGGGCTGGGCGTGGCGCTCGACGGCCTCAGCCGGGGCTACAAAACGCTGCTGCTGGAGCAGGCTGATTTTGCCAAAGGCACCAGCAGCCGCAGCACCAAGCTGGTGCACGGCGGCGTGCGCTACCTCGCGCAGGGCGATATCGGGCTGGTGCGCGAGGCGCTGCACGAGCGCGGCCTGCTGCTGCAGAATGCGCCGCACCTGTGCCACAATCAGGCGTTTATCATCCCGAACTATACCTGGTGGGGCGGCCCGTTCTACACCATCGGCCTGAAGCTATACGACCTGCTGGCCGGGCGCCTCAGCCTGGGCACATCCACCCACCTGAGCCGGGCCGAAACCCTGCGGCAGCTGCCCACTCTACGCCCGGCCGGCCTACGCGGCGGCGTGCTGTACCACGACGGCCAGTTCGACGACGCCCGCCTGGCCATAAACCTGGCCCAGACCTGCCTCGACCACGGCGGCACGGCCCTCAACTACTGCGCGGTGCATGGCCTGCTGAAAGACGCCCACGGCCGCGTGGCCGGCGTGCGCGCCACCGACCTCGAAACCGGCCGCGAATATGAGCTAAGGGCCAAAACCGTAGTAAATGCCACCGGCATTTTCGTGGATGAAATCCGGCAGCTTGACGAACTGAAAGCCCGGCCGCTGGTGCAGCCCAGCCAGGGCGTGCACCTCGTGCTGGACCAGGCATTTCTGCCCGGCACAGCGGCCCTCATGATTCCGCACACCGACGATGGCCGCGTGCTATTCGCCGTGCCGTGGCAGGGCCGCATCGTGCTGGGCACCACCGATACGCCCGTGCCCACTGCCACCCTGGAACCCCGCGCCCAGGAAGCCGAAATCGACTTTCTGCTGCGCACCGCCGCACAGTACCTCACCCGTGCGCCTACCCGCGCCGATGTGCGCAGCATCTTCGTGGGCCTGCGCCCGCTAGCGGCCTCAGCTGCGGGCTCCACCAAAACCAAGGAGGTATCACGCCGCCACAAAATCGTGGCTTCGGCCAGCGGCCTCATCACCATCACGGGCGGCAAGTGGACCACCTACCGCCGCATGGGCCAGGATACCATCGACCAAGCTATTAAGCTGCACCAGCTGCCGGCCGCCGCCAGCCACACGGCGCACCTGGCCATTCACGGCGCGGCCTCATCAACCGAAAATTCCGGCGGCCCAGCCCACTTAGCTGCCTACGGCAGCGACCAGCCGGCGCTATCAAAACTCATTGCCGACAATCCGGCGCTGGGCGCGAAGCTGGATTCAGCATTTGAATTCTTACTGGCCGAAGTAGTGTGGGCCGCCCGCCACGAGCTGGCCCGCACCGTGGAAGACGTGCTGGCCCGGCGTGTACGCCTGCTGTTTCTGGATGCCGCCGCTGCAATACGCGCCGCCCCCACCGTAGCCGCCCTGCTGGTCCAGGAGCTGGGCCACGATGCCGCCTGGCAAGCCGGGCAGGTGGCGGCCTTCGCGGAGCTGGCGCGGGGATACCAGTTGGCCAGTTAA
- a CDS encoding NRAMP family divalent metal transporter: MKPKFRTFGGASLGAAFLMANSSIGPGFLTQTTVFTQQLLTSFGFVILISVVLDVGAQLNTWRILTVSELRAQDLANRLLPGLGYLLAALVILGGFAFNIGNIAGCGLGLNVLTGLSYEQGAIISCGVALLLFWVREIGKMLDGFTKILGTVKILLTLGIAFSAHPPLLQALHHTLLPVKISAAAIVTIVGGTVGGYITFSGAHRLLDAGIKGIENQAEVTRSAVSGIVISTVMRFVLFLAIVGVLSHGAVLEADNPAAGVFRAAAGEVGFRVFGVILWSAAISSVVGAAYTSVSFFKTFHPVFARYERACISVFIILSTSIFVFIGKPTQLLIFAGAINGLILPIALGIVLVAATSRRLMGNYRHPRWMLAAGWIVVMVMGGLSIPVLVDQVGGMLR; encoded by the coding sequence ATGAAGCCGAAGTTTCGCACATTCGGTGGGGCCAGCCTGGGGGCGGCATTTCTGATGGCCAACTCGTCCATCGGGCCGGGGTTTCTTACCCAGACCACGGTATTTACCCAGCAGCTGCTCACCAGCTTCGGGTTTGTCATTCTGATTTCGGTGGTGCTCGATGTAGGCGCGCAGCTCAACACCTGGCGCATCCTCACGGTGAGCGAGCTGCGGGCGCAGGACCTGGCCAACCGGCTGCTGCCGGGACTGGGCTACCTGCTGGCGGCGCTGGTTATTTTGGGCGGCTTCGCCTTCAATATCGGCAACATTGCGGGCTGCGGGCTGGGGCTGAATGTACTCACCGGCCTGAGCTACGAGCAGGGCGCCATCATCAGCTGCGGGGTGGCGCTGCTGCTGTTCTGGGTGCGCGAAATCGGGAAGATGCTCGACGGCTTCACCAAGATTCTCGGCACCGTCAAGATTCTGCTCACGCTGGGCATTGCCTTCAGCGCGCACCCTCCCCTGTTGCAGGCACTGCACCACACGCTGCTGCCGGTCAAAATCAGCGCGGCCGCTATTGTGACGATTGTGGGCGGCACGGTGGGCGGCTACATCACGTTTTCGGGCGCGCACCGGCTGCTCGATGCGGGCATCAAGGGCATTGAAAACCAAGCGGAAGTGACGCGTAGTGCCGTGAGCGGCATCGTTATTTCCACGGTGATGCGGTTTGTGCTGTTTCTGGCCATTGTGGGCGTGCTCAGCCACGGGGCAGTGCTGGAGGCCGACAACCCGGCGGCGGGCGTATTCCGCGCGGCGGCAGGCGAGGTGGGCTTCCGGGTGTTCGGGGTGATTTTGTGGAGCGCGGCTATTTCGTCGGTGGTGGGCGCGGCGTACACGTCGGTATCGTTTTTCAAGACCTTTCACCCGGTTTTTGCGCGGTATGAGCGGGCGTGCATTTCAGTGTTTATCATTCTATCAACCAGTATTTTTGTCTTCATCGGCAAGCCCACGCAGCTGCTCATTTTCGCCGGGGCCATCAATGGGCTGATTCTGCCCATCGCGCTGGGCATCGTGCTGGTAGCAGCCACCAGCCGCCGCCTGATGGGCAACTACCGCCACCCGCGCTGGATGCTGGCCGCCGGCTGGATAGTAGTGATGGTGATGGGCGGCCTGAGCATCCCCGTGCTGGTAGACCAGGTGGGCGGAATGCTGCGGTGA